The window CTGCAGAAAGAGATCGACTTTTTCCAGAGTGCTCTGAGGGACAGGTGTGATTACATATAGCAAACCTTTAAAAGTGTCAATGCCTCTCACTATCCCTGGTACAAAATGGAATTAAGTTCGTGGGATTGTCAGAGTCATCAAATTTAAGGATTACAATGAATATGGAAATGGAAACATAATATGATAATGGATATAAAATGGTTCATGGAAACAATtccaagaggaaaaaaaattggaagtaCAAACTGCTATCTTAAATAAATACTGAAACATTGCCATCTTTTGAAAGCAATGAAACATTTATCACTCCCTCAAAACTTGTTAAAGCTCACAAGTAAAAACCTTTTTCAATCAGAATATCGTTTATATTGCAATTAATATTTCCAATGTGACTCTAAGGATGAAAAGGCATGGAATGCTTTGCAGGAAATTGATGATTGGATATAGTTCTAAAAAAGTGTTATTGTTAGATGATATGCAACCAAGAACAATAAGATGATGACCATGAAGGATAAAAATCTCCTTGAATTTATCTTCCAAAGAGGGGTAGGTATAGCATTTGCAATATCATATatgaaattgagagagagaagtaatCTCATAGGAGGAGCTTTTGGCATGCTAGGATAGTAAATACACCATCTAGTATgctaaaacattaaaatttccATTAACATTTTTGTAAGTGGAAATTAGAAATATCTcttatgattttatgtaattaatttataataagaacatgcaatcatCAGACAAGAAACAATTTATAGAATATACTTTAGTACTACAACTTGACCACAAATCTGCAGCCATCTATTACGAAAAATGATTCTAGCttattttatgttataaaaCTTTACCCTCCATCTCCCCAAACAAACTAGCATTACAATGGAAAAAATCATGACTGATTACAAATACTGGCCAGAGCTATGCAGCTGAGAGAAAGTAAATAATGATCGATTTAGCAAGGTGACACAATAAAGTAAAAGTGACCCACCAAGGCCAACACTCAAAGGTAAATTTTCAGAGCCTTCAGAGCTAACTGCCAAGCCAACGAGAGTTGCATTCAAACTGTAGAATACCTCGGAACTTGGGACCTagcattaaaaaattgaaacattttaaagaacttgaaacaatttaacaaataaatgtATACATTCCTGTGACAtggatcaaaaaaaaaaaagttaatagcAATATTTTACCAAATTCTAATGACATGATCTATTTTTCTCTGAATTCTGCCTTAATATATCCAAGGCTACActgaataggaaggaaatattacAATAAAAGTGGTATGcactgaaaaataaattttaaaaacaacgCTGCAGCAATTCAATCAACATCTTGAACTGACCTCACAATGAAGATGCCTGATCTTGACGCTTGATACTGGAACTTCATAAGCAGGGTGCGAAGCTAATGCATGCGCAAGTTCTTTGATTGTGGTAATATTCAGGTTACTAGGAAAGCACTGCCTGAAATATGCCATTATACGAAATTCCCGCAAAGAACGTGCATCCTTTTGCACAAGCACCCTGGAAAACAAAGTGAAGATAAAATGTAAAGAAGAAAAGCCACAACTCTAACAAAAATCCATGTCTTGTAGCAATAAATATGCCACTCATCAAGGCAACAGATTGTATAGTATCCTACCGCAATtacttttaggttttttttttttttggataagtaagaaagatgtatattcaaaaaGCTTCATTATGCAAAAAAGGCACAAAGCAAAGCAAAGattacaaaaaagagaaaagtaaaagaaCAAACTAATGTGATCAGTAGAACACACTTTTCTATTATGGATAGGTTACATTGAAAGACTCCAGAAGAGAAGAACAAGATCATAATTTCAATGATCCTCATGTATGAAGAATGAAAACCAACATAAGACAAAGTGATATATATTTGATAACGCAAAGGAATCAAGATTTACAACTATgtagaaaataaattgcattCACAATGTAATAAACCAGGAGACAGCTAAGAACTTACGATCTATTGTAAGAATCCTGACGAGCTGAATTGATCTCAATTAGATTAACCATCTCCTTATCCTCATCTAACCAGAATGCCCCAGCTGGTAGATTCTTACTCTCAGCGgatatgtttattttaactACATGGGTGGGAGCAATGTATTTCAACATATCCACCAATATGTCATAACCAACACCTGTCACATGAGCAAATTTGGAGAAAATGGTGTTGTTAcagaaacaaatcaaataatattCATGTAAATACATCGGTACCCAGTAAAGAAGTAATACAATATTGGAATTTGGAGAAAATTTTATCACATTGCAaatcagaagaaaaaaagagaggcaatTAACCATTTAAATAAGGCTACCTTTCACCCAGCCAGGAGTATTTATGACAAGAGGCAATTCAGTCTTAGTAGGGTTTTTACTCTTGTTCGACAAGCAATACTCCGTTTGATAGTAATCACATAGGGAAAATATAGCATTCAAATACACTGTTGGATCCCTTTTTGAAGACACATCACCGAAGAAGAAGCATCTGAGAGGAAATGAAAATAGTACGTCAACACATGTATTTTCTTCAATGGAATCTAGCATATACATGGAAATGCCTACTTGCAACATAAGGCGGAATTGAAAGAGAGGGGCGGAAGAGAGAAATAGTTGAACAGTTAATCGATAGCATGTGATAGTAAACCCTTGGAGACTAATTACAttttgggaagaaaaaaaaaaactgtatgaGCTCGCATCTAACAAACGGTGCTCATGTAATAGGTCACAAGTAATGTTTGATCTACATTCATAAAGTAGCAAAATCCCATCTTAAATTCTACAGACcaaaaaagtttcaaactttGTACTGATTGTGGGAATCCAAACAACAATTTATACACTTCTCCATAATATTAGGAACCTCCATTTAGAGTTTCCAATTCCCCTGCAATTAAAGTTATTTACCAAAACCAAACTCTAAGCTTATAGTGcccacttttcttcttcttcttttttttttcttttttttttttataagaagcTTATAGTGCCCACTTTGAAACACTTGATCCTCAAAATTCCCTCATACAGCATTTACCAAATCAGGGAATCAGGGATAAACCATATCAATCTTCACATTATCACACTTTTGTCATGGTTCATCACTCAGCTGGCTTTCACATATTATATCAAtagcaaagagaaaaaaaagatatatatatatatattgataagttacaaagaaaaatatttttataagaaaaaaaagtaattacaaTGCATATAACAGGTATAATGTTATAACTTATGTGAATGTTATCATAACAATGGCAATGGATTAATCAAGGGTTATGGCCAGAAAGGCCTATTGACAGGACCATGAAAAAGCCATCATTACAATGCCCTTCAGAAACTAGACAACAAGCAACCGTTTAACCTACTTCTCATTAAAGACAATACTTTCCAGTCAGTATCATTTAGCCCAATAACTCCTATTCATTGCAGATTTTCAACTCTATACCATAACACATGGTTACATAATTGATCCACTAGCAACAGTGCcagtttttaatatttaagaATGAGGTTAATAATGAGGAGGACAAGGTTCAACAGTTCATACCTCTCTGGAGTCTTCAGACATGGGATTGTCAAATCTAATTCAATGAAACAAAAGAGAAATCtggataaataattataaaaattacaaagaacaAACAATAATACTCCAGTGAAATTATAGTAACACAATGAATTGACAAGATTGTTAACTAACTTATAACCATAAATATTTACCTGGAGTTAAT of the Quercus robur chromosome 10, dhQueRobu3.1, whole genome shotgun sequence genome contains:
- the LOC126702440 gene encoding polynucleotide 5'-hydroxyl-kinase NOL9 — its product is MASLIEPETPSENIYIPEEWSDAADSIAYDSITSPPPIALVCGAKNSGKTTFSRYLLNILLQRYKKVAYLDTDVGQPEFTPPGFLSLTIVDQLTPDLTIPCLKTPERCFFFGDVSSKRDPTVYLNAIFSLCDYYQTEYCLSNKSKNPTKTELPLVINTPGWVKGVGYDILVDMLKYIAPTHVVKINISAESKNLPAGAFWLDEDKEMVNLIEINSARQDSYNRSVLVQKDARSLREFRIMAYFRQCFPSNLNITTIKELAHALASHPAYEVPVSSVKIRHLHCEVPSSEVFYSLNATLVGLAVSSEGSENLPLSVGLGIVRGIDTFKGLLYVITPVPQSTLEKVDLFLQGFIQIPTGLLQVQGCVSPYMSANVFSTS